The following coding sequences are from one Streptomyces sp. NBC_01294 window:
- a CDS encoding chaplin, which produces MNSAKKAALVLATAGLAAAGAAGSAVADSSAEGAAVGSPGVLSGNLVQVPVHVPVNLCGNTVNIIGALNPAFGNHCFND; this is translated from the coding sequence ATGAACTCTGCCAAGAAGGCCGCTCTGGTCCTGGCCACCGCTGGTCTCGCTGCGGCCGGTGCCGCCGGTTCCGCCGTCGCCGACTCGTCGGCCGAGGGCGCGGCCGTGGGTTCCCCCGGCGTCCTCTCCGGCAACCTGGTCCAGGTCCCGGTTCACGTTCCGGTCAACCTCTGCGGCAACACCGTGAACATCATCGGTGCGCTGAACCCCGCGTTCGGCAACCACTGCTTCAACGACTGA
- a CDS encoding chaplin encodes MRQVLSRQVLGKGMLTAAAASSLLSIATGAAYAHTGATAEASHSPGVLAGNSISVPVTFAPNVCGNSVDGGAALNPAMGNTCATTTGSHTDDGHGYGRHLSPENAEAFERYLEERQGRHAVPEQRQESRRHEEARPEASRPQGPRHAKPRHEEPRHEGGYGGHGEEETKEEECDDHPGSAPTPPQDHTPPAPDRPHPMPEPAEEHPAPLPHPEPVQEAPAPAPEAPAEEAPAPRPPHGSQPVEHPAPVPEVVPPADQPPAGPAGDTPVHLPPAPAPAPVPAPAPAPVPAPAQVPAPAHVSAPVLAETGAGQPAAAAALATALILGGAILYRRSRIA; translated from the coding sequence ATGCGACAGGTACTGAGCCGACAGGTACTGGGCAAGGGGATGCTCACGGCGGCGGCCGCGTCGAGTCTGCTGTCGATCGCGACCGGCGCGGCCTACGCACACACCGGGGCGACGGCCGAGGCCTCGCATTCGCCGGGCGTGCTGGCCGGCAACAGCATCTCGGTACCGGTCACCTTCGCACCGAACGTGTGCGGCAACAGCGTGGACGGCGGGGCGGCGCTCAACCCTGCGATGGGGAACACGTGTGCCACCACGACCGGCTCGCACACCGACGACGGCCACGGCTACGGGCGCCATCTCAGCCCGGAGAACGCCGAGGCCTTCGAACGCTACCTCGAGGAGCGCCAGGGCCGGCACGCCGTGCCGGAGCAGCGCCAGGAGTCGCGGCGCCACGAGGAGGCCCGGCCCGAGGCATCCCGGCCCCAGGGGCCGCGGCACGCGAAGCCGCGCCACGAGGAGCCGCGCCACGAGGGCGGTTACGGCGGCCACGGCGAGGAGGAGACCAAGGAGGAGGAGTGCGACGACCACCCCGGGTCCGCGCCGACTCCGCCGCAGGACCACACTCCGCCCGCGCCCGACCGGCCGCACCCGATGCCGGAGCCCGCGGAGGAGCACCCCGCCCCGCTGCCCCACCCGGAGCCGGTCCAGGAGGCCCCCGCCCCGGCACCGGAAGCCCCGGCCGAGGAGGCCCCCGCGCCGCGGCCGCCGCACGGAAGCCAGCCCGTGGAACACCCGGCCCCGGTACCCGAGGTCGTACCTCCCGCGGACCAGCCGCCGGCCGGCCCCGCCGGTGACACCCCCGTCCACCTGCCCCCGGCTCCGGCACCCGCCCCGGTTCCGGCACCCGCCCCGGCACCCGTACCCGCCCCGGCACAGGTCCCGGCTCCGGCGCACGTGAGCGCGCCCGTGCTGGCCGAGACCGGAGCGGGTCAGCCCGCGGCCGCGGCGGCCCTCGCCACGGCCCTGATCCTGGGCGGCGCCATTCTGTACCGGCGCTCGCGCATCGCCTGA
- a CDS encoding chaplin, which translates to MTYKKAVVLAAGALMAAGAASPAMADAGAAGKAAGSPGALSGNNVQVPVNIPINLCGNTVNVAALLNPSFGNVCINH; encoded by the coding sequence ATGACGTACAAGAAGGCAGTGGTGCTGGCCGCCGGCGCGCTGATGGCAGCCGGTGCCGCCTCCCCCGCCATGGCCGACGCGGGTGCCGCGGGCAAGGCCGCGGGTTCCCCCGGCGCCCTGTCCGGCAACAACGTTCAGGTGCCGGTCAACATCCCGATCAACCTGTGCGGCAACACCGTCAACGTCGCCGCGCTGCTGAACCCCTCGTTCGGCAACGTCTGCATCAACCACTGA
- a CDS encoding rodlin, with product MIKKMMASAAVAASVVGIGAAMAPQAMAIGNDNGVSSVNGNNSAQIYGNQATYGNMSPQMALIQGSFNKPCIALPAKANVQSVLALVNVGVQDIPVLSSPQNQQCTENSTQAKGDEALSHILSNIPVLSGNVSNGS from the coding sequence ATGATCAAGAAGATGATGGCCTCGGCCGCGGTTGCCGCCTCGGTCGTGGGCATCGGTGCCGCCATGGCGCCGCAGGCGATGGCCATCGGGAACGACAACGGCGTCAGCAGCGTCAACGGCAACAACTCCGCGCAGATCTACGGCAACCAGGCCACGTACGGCAACATGAGCCCGCAAATGGCGCTGATCCAGGGCTCGTTCAACAAGCCCTGCATCGCCCTCCCCGCGAAGGCCAACGTGCAGTCCGTGCTCGCCCTGGTCAACGTCGGCGTCCAGGACATCCCGGTCCTGTCCAGCCCGCAGAACCAGCAGTGCACCGAGAACTCCACGCAGGCGAAGGGCGACGAGGCCCTCTCGCACATCCTCAGCAACATCCCGGTCCTGTCCGGCAACGTCTCCAACGGCAGCTGA
- a CDS encoding rodlin — MIKKFMTAAAVTAVAVGAGAAAAAPAMAIGNDNGINTVNGNGAQQIYGNQKTHGDLSPQLGLVQGTLNKPCIGLPAKVNAQSLIGALNIGVQDINVLSNPQNQQCTENSTQAKGDEPLSHILSNIPILSGNASVGS; from the coding sequence ATGATCAAGAAGTTCATGACCGCCGCCGCCGTCACCGCCGTTGCGGTCGGCGCAGGCGCCGCCGCCGCGGCCCCGGCCATGGCCATCGGCAACGACAACGGAATCAACACCGTCAACGGCAACGGCGCCCAGCAGATCTACGGCAACCAGAAGACCCACGGCGACCTGAGCCCGCAGCTCGGCCTGGTCCAGGGGACCCTGAACAAGCCCTGCATCGGCCTGCCGGCGAAGGTCAACGCCCAGTCGCTGATCGGCGCGCTCAACATCGGTGTCCAGGACATCAACGTCCTGTCCAACCCGCAGAACCAGCAGTGCACCGAGAACTCCACCCAGGCCAAGGGTGACGAGCCGCTCTCGCACATCCTCAGCAACATCCCGATCCTCTCCGGCAACGCCTCCGTCGGCAGCTGA
- a CDS encoding vitamin K epoxide reductase family protein: MATNTVGVPRQQRRLDTRPEGEREAVPKGLAWLLALTGAAGLLASWVITLDKFLLLEDPDFKPACSLNPVVSCGSVMESEQAAAFGFPNPMLGLVAYAVVVCVGAGLLAGARYRGWFWLGLNAGTLFGVGFCSWLMVQSLYEINALCLWCCLAWLATLLMFWAVTAHNVRTRVLPAPGPLRGFFTEFGWAPPALHTGVIGMLILTRWWDFWTG, encoded by the coding sequence ATGGCAACGAATACAGTGGGCGTTCCCCGCCAGCAGAGACGGCTCGACACTCGGCCCGAGGGCGAACGGGAAGCCGTACCCAAGGGGTTGGCCTGGCTGCTGGCCCTCACCGGCGCGGCCGGGCTGCTGGCCTCCTGGGTGATCACCCTCGACAAGTTCCTCCTGCTGGAGGACCCGGACTTCAAGCCCGCCTGCAGTCTCAACCCGGTCGTCTCCTGCGGCAGCGTGATGGAGAGCGAGCAGGCGGCGGCCTTCGGGTTCCCCAACCCCATGCTGGGGCTGGTCGCGTACGCCGTCGTGGTCTGCGTCGGCGCGGGCCTGCTGGCCGGCGCCCGCTACCGCGGCTGGTTCTGGCTCGGACTGAACGCCGGCACGCTGTTCGGCGTCGGCTTCTGCAGCTGGCTGATGGTCCAGTCGCTCTACGAGATCAACGCGCTCTGCCTGTGGTGCTGCCTGGCCTGGCTGGCGACCCTGCTGATGTTCTGGGCGGTCACCGCGCACAACGTCCGTACGCGCGTCCTGCCCGCCCCCGGCCCGCTGCGGGGCTTCTTCACCGAGTTCGGCTGGGCTCCGCCCGCCCTGCACACCGGAGTGATCGGGATGCTGATCCTCACCCGGTGGTGGGACTTCTGGACCGGCTGA
- a CDS encoding DUF6227 family protein, which translates to MSDPYETTEAHLDRLLGRALNSFDLPDRLVERLGTALAHSSSLYTTHHSPATGIWRETHRHTYLLTDGGSVSLWELAYRLEDDRTVRHEVFASKAETSLAVARLFGESAAGATLDPVLLPGDEEPENDAAVLSALFAASAPVQRHREYTVEQSADHARRVLRRAENADRPGEPLATLLRSAYGHQITQAFGARQCLSDGRDAGFSLYEHAFVLLDGTEVSLWEVEHTATPDGRHMCEVYESEGAARGAMESRARVR; encoded by the coding sequence TTGAGCGATCCGTACGAGACAACCGAGGCGCACCTCGACCGACTCCTCGGCCGCGCCCTGAACTCCTTCGACCTGCCCGACAGGCTGGTCGAGCGCCTCGGCACGGCGCTCGCCCACAGCTCTTCGCTCTACACCACCCACCACAGCCCGGCGACGGGGATCTGGCGGGAGACCCACCGGCACACCTACCTGCTGACCGACGGCGGTTCGGTCTCGCTGTGGGAGCTGGCCTACCGGCTGGAGGACGACCGGACGGTCCGGCACGAGGTCTTCGCGAGCAAGGCGGAGACCTCGCTGGCCGTGGCCCGGCTGTTCGGCGAGTCCGCCGCCGGGGCGACTTTGGATCCGGTGCTGCTCCCCGGCGACGAGGAGCCGGAGAACGACGCGGCGGTGCTGAGCGCGCTGTTCGCGGCGTCGGCTCCGGTGCAGCGGCACCGGGAGTACACGGTGGAGCAGTCCGCCGACCACGCCCGGCGGGTGCTGCGCCGTGCGGAGAACGCGGACCGGCCGGGCGAGCCGCTGGCGACGCTGCTGCGCTCGGCGTACGGGCACCAGATCACGCAGGCGTTCGGTGCGCGGCAGTGCCTGTCGGACGGGCGGGACGCCGGCTTCAGCCTGTACGAGCACGCCTTCGTGCTGCTGGACGGGACCGAGGTCAGCCTGTGGGAGGTCGAGCACACGGCCACGCCCGACGGACGGCACATGTGCGAGGTGTACGAGAGCGAGGGGGCCGCGCGCGGAGCCATGGAGAGCCGCGCCCGCGTGCGGTGA
- a CDS encoding exopolysaccharide biosynthesis polyprenyl glycosylphosphotransferase, with the protein MTMDSAPARHTGQGGTGPAGGSAFAPAPHAAARRSATAIHPPRGPRTDQARSAVRPHRVRRRGRVLPLLTTDALAAVLAVTTLPGAGLPALTAVPVAGLLAALHAQAGLYRPRLAPSALLELPAVAGRSAVLWCGTAAVVAAVEPARALGWSALLTAVCLQVLLACAGRGFVNQLQRRSAVRRPASALVVGAGAGASAVAAALHGRPEFGLRPVGLADTAAAADGDTGALPFLATHEDIRRAVIQNSVTHAVFTRPPEADERTASLVRLFHDHGCRLWLADPAGTAKITGMRVVHPADQLWGYAVQPLLPRPARPVERWAKRGIDSLLALVALIAAAPVMGLCALAVRLWDGPGVIFRQERVGLYGRPFTLLKFRTLRADEHESATRWTVAGDRGMSPVGSFLRKSSLDELPQLWNVVRGDMSLVGPRPERPFFVAKFSTVHPGYEARHRMPVGITGLAQINGLRGDTSIEDRARFDNHYIDTWSLWQDLWILARTAAFFFRFRLGGS; encoded by the coding sequence ATGACGATGGACAGCGCACCCGCCCGGCACACCGGGCAGGGCGGCACGGGCCCCGCCGGCGGCAGCGCCTTCGCGCCCGCGCCCCACGCGGCAGCCCGCCGTTCCGCGACCGCCATCCACCCCCCGCGCGGGCCCAGGACGGACCAGGCCCGGTCCGCCGTGCGCCCGCACCGCGTCCGCCGCCGCGGCCGGGTGCTCCCGCTGCTCACCACCGACGCGCTGGCCGCCGTACTCGCCGTGACGACACTGCCCGGAGCGGGACTGCCCGCCCTCACGGCCGTGCCGGTCGCCGGACTGCTCGCCGCGCTGCACGCCCAGGCCGGGCTGTACCGGCCGCGGCTCGCACCCTCCGCGCTCCTCGAACTGCCCGCGGTGGCCGGACGGTCCGCCGTCCTGTGGTGCGGGACGGCCGCCGTCGTGGCCGCCGTCGAGCCGGCCCGGGCGCTGGGCTGGAGCGCGCTGCTCACCGCCGTCTGCCTCCAGGTCCTCCTGGCGTGTGCGGGGCGCGGGTTCGTCAACCAGCTCCAGCGCCGTTCGGCCGTGCGCCGGCCCGCCTCCGCCCTCGTCGTCGGAGCCGGCGCCGGGGCGAGCGCCGTGGCCGCCGCCCTGCACGGCCGACCCGAGTTCGGGCTGCGGCCGGTCGGGCTCGCCGACACCGCGGCGGCCGCCGACGGGGACACCGGCGCCCTGCCGTTCCTCGCCACCCACGAGGACATCCGGCGCGCGGTCATCCAGAACTCCGTGACGCACGCGGTGTTCACCCGCCCGCCGGAGGCCGACGAGCGCACCGCCTCCCTGGTCCGGCTCTTCCACGACCACGGCTGCCGGCTGTGGCTCGCCGACCCGGCCGGCACCGCCAAGATCACCGGCATGCGCGTGGTGCACCCCGCCGACCAGCTGTGGGGGTACGCCGTCCAGCCGCTGCTGCCGCGCCCGGCCCGGCCGGTGGAGCGCTGGGCCAAGCGGGGCATCGACTCCCTGCTCGCCCTGGTCGCGCTGATCGCCGCCGCGCCCGTGATGGGCCTGTGCGCGCTGGCCGTACGGCTCTGGGACGGGCCGGGGGTCATCTTCCGGCAGGAGCGGGTCGGCCTGTACGGGCGCCCCTTCACCCTGCTGAAGTTCCGTACCCTGCGCGCCGACGAGCACGAGTCCGCCACCCGCTGGACGGTCGCGGGCGACCGCGGGATGAGCCCGGTGGGGTCCTTCCTGCGCAAGTCCTCGCTGGACGAGCTGCCGCAGCTGTGGAACGTCGTACGAGGTGACATGAGCCTGGTCGGGCCGCGCCCCGAACGGCCCTTCTTCGTCGCCAAGTTCTCCACCGTCCACCCCGGCTACGAGGCCCGCCACCGGATGCCCGTCGGCATCACCGGCCTCGCCCAGATCAACGGCCTGCGCGGGGACACCTCCATCGAGGACCGGGCCCGCTTCGACAACCACTACATCGACACCTGGTCGCTGTGGCAGGACCTGTGGATCCTCGCCCGCACCGCGGCCTTCTTCTTCCGCTTCCGGCTGGGGGGCAGCTGA
- a CDS encoding glycosyltransferase — protein MPTQPRATQPTTVLHLVQPVDGGVARVVTDLVRAQTAEGLRTVVACPPGGTLGDAARSAGAEVLTWSAGRAPGPRLPAEVIGARRLLRHVRPDLLHAHSAKAGLAGRLAARGTVPTVFQPHAWSFDAVGGATAALALRWERYGARWADRVLCVSEAERRAGETEGITARWSVIRNGVDLDHFRPGGPDPGQDRARARAELPLPAAFPADGPLAVCVGRICLQKGQDILLRAWPELLGTVPGARLALVGDGPDTERLRRTAPPGVFFAGAAADIRPWLRAADLVVLPSRWEGMALAPLEAMACGRPVLVSDVSGARESLPPGQGRLCLVPPEDPTALAKALGRLLAEPGLLAELGEQAREHARTGFDVRRTTDAVTGLYHELLGRPRPLNQERISR, from the coding sequence GTGCCCACACAACCTCGGGCGACACAGCCCACGACCGTCCTCCATCTCGTCCAGCCCGTCGACGGCGGTGTGGCCAGGGTCGTCACCGACCTCGTCCGCGCACAGACCGCCGAAGGCCTGCGCACCGTCGTCGCCTGCCCGCCGGGCGGCACGCTCGGCGACGCCGCCCGGTCGGCCGGGGCCGAAGTGCTCACCTGGAGCGCCGGGCGGGCTCCCGGACCCCGGCTGCCCGCCGAGGTCATCGGCGCCCGGCGGCTGCTGCGCCACGTCCGCCCCGACCTGCTGCACGCCCACAGCGCCAAGGCCGGGCTGGCCGGGCGGCTCGCCGCGCGCGGGACCGTGCCCACCGTCTTCCAGCCCCACGCCTGGTCCTTCGACGCGGTCGGCGGGGCCACCGCCGCGCTCGCCCTGCGCTGGGAGCGGTACGGGGCCCGTTGGGCCGACCGGGTGCTCTGCGTCAGCGAGGCCGAACGCCGCGCGGGGGAGACCGAGGGCATCACCGCCCGCTGGTCGGTGATCCGCAACGGCGTGGACCTGGACCACTTCCGCCCCGGCGGACCGGACCCCGGCCAGGACCGGGCCCGGGCCCGCGCCGAACTGCCGCTGCCCGCCGCCTTCCCGGCCGACGGACCGCTCGCCGTCTGCGTGGGCCGCATCTGCCTCCAGAAGGGACAGGACATCCTGCTGCGGGCCTGGCCGGAGCTGCTGGGCACCGTCCCCGGAGCCCGCCTTGCCCTCGTCGGCGACGGCCCCGACACCGAACGGCTGCGCCGCACGGCCCCGCCCGGGGTGTTCTTCGCGGGCGCCGCCGCCGACATCCGACCGTGGCTTCGGGCCGCCGATCTCGTTGTACTGCCGTCGCGGTGGGAAGGCATGGCGCTCGCCCCGCTCGAAGCCATGGCCTGTGGCCGCCCGGTCCTGGTCTCCGACGTCAGCGGTGCCCGGGAGAGCCTGCCGCCCGGCCAGGGGCGCCTGTGCCTCGTGCCGCCGGAGGACCCGACGGCCCTGGCCAAAGCCCTGGGACGGCTGCTCGCCGAGCCGGGGCTCCTCGCCGAACTCGGGGAGCAGGCCCGGGAGCACGCCCGGACCGGCTTCGACGTGCGGCGGACCACGGACGCGGTCACCGGCCTGTACCACGAACTGCTGGGCAGGCCCCGGCCCTTGAACCAGGAGCGCATCAGCCGATGA
- a CDS encoding DUF3344 domain-containing protein, with the protein MISSLISDKVHSCFVPLIENGDRVMGSSRRILGTLGLLSCLTLSVNVPAAGAAAPAPKESPRVPFTQRYQAVQHGGLVRASNSGISCRKEEAPQAEPCAEVKRGAAGVNSDFEMFYSEVDKDPDTYNSTRAELKVPQGAKVSYARLYWGGNLRVGEQKPPEDNGRVLVAEPGGAYKEVLADTVMGHRTDAGSDAYQASADVTPLVRKGGAGMWTVAQLNIAMGHSEVGAWGGWTLVVAYEHPQEPMRRISVWDGFEGLAARAGDGTVGLTGLDAPPGSAGRVGVVAYDGDRGTLGDSLTVTADSGRRVSLSDGENPFNDVMNSTITEFGSQSFVRQPEHVNNLGYDADVFDLSPVLSGGARSLSFRFTGESQGHFLGVLFVQTDARR; encoded by the coding sequence GTGATTTCCAGCCTGATTTCTGACAAAGTTCACTCCTGTTTTGTCCCCTTGATCGAAAATGGAGACAGGGTCATGGGTTCCTCCCGCAGAATCCTCGGCACGCTCGGTCTGCTGTCCTGCCTCACGCTTTCTGTGAACGTGCCCGCGGCGGGGGCCGCGGCCCCCGCACCGAAGGAGTCGCCCCGAGTTCCCTTCACGCAGCGTTACCAAGCCGTGCAGCACGGCGGGCTCGTCCGCGCCTCCAACTCCGGCATCAGCTGCCGCAAGGAGGAGGCTCCGCAGGCCGAGCCGTGCGCCGAGGTCAAGCGGGGCGCGGCCGGGGTCAACAGCGACTTCGAGATGTTCTACAGCGAGGTCGACAAGGATCCGGACACCTACAACTCCACCCGGGCCGAGCTCAAGGTCCCGCAGGGCGCGAAGGTCTCGTACGCCCGCCTGTACTGGGGCGGGAACCTGCGGGTGGGCGAGCAGAAGCCGCCGGAGGACAACGGCCGGGTGCTGGTCGCCGAGCCGGGCGGCGCCTACAAGGAGGTCCTCGCCGACACGGTCATGGGCCACCGCACGGACGCGGGCAGCGACGCCTACCAGGCCTCCGCCGACGTGACCCCGCTGGTCCGCAAGGGCGGCGCCGGGATGTGGACGGTCGCCCAGCTCAACATCGCCATGGGCCACTCCGAGGTGGGGGCCTGGGGCGGATGGACGCTGGTCGTCGCCTACGAGCACCCGCAGGAGCCGATGCGCCGGATCTCCGTGTGGGACGGCTTCGAGGGGCTGGCCGCCCGCGCCGGCGACGGAACGGTCGGGCTCACCGGCCTGGACGCGCCACCGGGGTCCGCCGGCCGGGTCGGGGTGGTCGCGTACGACGGGGACCGGGGCACCCTCGGGGACTCACTCACCGTGACGGCCGACAGTGGGCGCCGGGTGAGCCTCAGTGACGGAGAAAATCCTTTTAATGATGTTATGAATTCCACGATCACGGAATTCGGCAGTCAGTCGTTCGTGCGACAGCCCGAACATGTGAATAATCTCGGATATGACGCGGACGTGTTCGACCTGAGTCCCGTCCTGTCCGGAGGTGCCCGCAGTCTGAGCTTCAGGTTCACGGGCGAAAGTCAGGGTCATTTCCTCGGTGTGCTCTTCGTTCAGACAGACGCGCGCCGCTGA
- a CDS encoding O-antigen ligase family protein — translation MSLVVPGSWARPDVPGLLRRHWPLLPLAATVLFLLAPLPAGDATASGKVGPADAASLLLVFVCAVQALRGRVRALTPLGVLVLGTPAVGLAVATMTAGDPYAALPGFVRYLQVFVLVPAAVVLLVRDAAEFRLAAGCFVVLALVQGAVGVVQYATHTGASYQGQNVRAVGTFGPGDVMGMATVVAYGLVVATAVALAPGLPQRVRRIAGGVALALVLPLVLSFSRGVWIATAGAAVLVMVLAGIRRALKVLLALAAAGVVLVGGLGVGSEMVAERLTSITQISSAPDQSVTDRYTMWAAAESMWRERPAVGVGLKGFPAHRDGHASLGLSSGSDTAGAGQAYLRQPLLSPHNMYLLILSEQGLIGLIALAGGWAALLVAGLRRLGSPTGVRDCGLIAIGLLVWQLTDFLYADIGGPSTVLTGVIIGLAAWWALPSRGVAGPPRGAAAHRVAAFGAGSRGRAPGVAARR, via the coding sequence ATGAGCCTCGTCGTCCCCGGTTCCTGGGCCCGGCCCGACGTGCCGGGACTGCTGCGCCGGCACTGGCCGCTCCTGCCGCTCGCCGCGACCGTGCTGTTCCTCCTCGCCCCGCTCCCGGCGGGGGACGCCACCGCCTCCGGGAAGGTCGGCCCGGCCGACGCCGCCTCGCTGCTGCTGGTGTTCGTCTGCGCGGTGCAGGCGCTGCGCGGGCGGGTCCGGGCGCTGACCCCGCTCGGCGTGCTCGTGCTCGGGACGCCGGCCGTGGGCCTCGCGGTCGCGACGATGACCGCGGGGGACCCGTACGCCGCCCTGCCGGGCTTCGTGCGCTACCTCCAGGTCTTCGTACTCGTCCCGGCGGCCGTGGTGCTGCTGGTGCGCGACGCGGCGGAGTTCCGGCTGGCCGCCGGGTGCTTCGTGGTCCTGGCGCTGGTGCAGGGCGCGGTGGGGGTCGTGCAGTACGCCACCCACACCGGGGCCTCCTACCAGGGCCAGAACGTCCGGGCCGTGGGCACCTTCGGCCCCGGTGACGTCATGGGCATGGCCACGGTCGTGGCGTACGGGCTGGTCGTGGCGACCGCGGTCGCGCTGGCGCCGGGGCTGCCGCAGCGGGTCCGGCGGATCGCCGGGGGCGTGGCGCTGGCGCTGGTGCTGCCGCTGGTGCTCTCGTTCAGCCGGGGCGTGTGGATCGCCACCGCCGGCGCGGCCGTGCTGGTGATGGTGCTGGCCGGGATCCGCCGGGCGCTGAAGGTGCTCCTCGCGCTCGCCGCGGCGGGTGTGGTCCTGGTGGGCGGACTCGGGGTCGGCTCCGAGATGGTCGCCGAGCGGCTGACCTCCATCACCCAGATCTCCAGCGCTCCCGACCAGTCGGTGACCGACCGCTACACGATGTGGGCCGCCGCCGAGTCGATGTGGCGCGAGCGGCCTGCGGTGGGGGTGGGGCTGAAGGGCTTCCCCGCCCACCGCGACGGGCACGCCTCGCTCGGGCTCTCCTCCGGAAGCGACACCGCGGGCGCGGGTCAGGCGTACCTGCGCCAGCCGCTGCTCTCCCCGCACAACATGTACCTGCTGATCCTGAGCGAGCAGGGCCTGATCGGGCTGATCGCGCTGGCGGGCGGCTGGGCGGCGCTGCTGGTGGCCGGCCTGCGGCGGCTCGGCTCTCCCACGGGGGTGCGGGACTGCGGGCTGATCGCGATCGGGCTGCTCGTGTGGCAGCTGACCGACTTCCTGTACGCGGACATCGGGGGGCCGTCCACCGTGCTGACCGGAGTGATCATCGGCCTGGCGGCCTGGTGGGCGCTTCCCTCCCGGGGGGTCGCGGGTCCACCGCGTGGGGCGGCTGCGCACCGCGTGGCCGCCTTCGGTGCGGGTTCACGGGGTAGGGCCCCCGGGGTTGCGGCTCGCCGGTGA